A window of the Sulfurimonas sp. genome harbors these coding sequences:
- a CDS encoding extracellular solute-binding protein — MFNYFLLFRVFTLFLFVLFLSSCSSEKKDNIKTSKKYDGQSIIVIVPTLHAGLIRGPIIDEAEKFEKKTGARIRVVTPSWDETIQKTKQSLTDPNLNYDIFVVISMWTGTLLQNQNVAPVPEWVKEKIEWEDVLPIYRNSVLSYNNIAYGMPYDGDCINLYYRKDIFENPSIQQQFKSVTGKELSVPKTWSEYKQVAKFFNGWDWDNDGKIEYGNALLRKKSDIAMLQFFATSAAYAKHPQDKAYFFDPDSMKPRIDSPAFEEGLKDYIELVNYAPPGVVNYAGHDVRNSFVTGEVAMALDWADLGIYSVENDISILNDSQVGYAQIPGSEKVYNHKSKMWEDRYNQVSSISGSWSFFVNKDTKNKKLAFDFAAFMTSKKMTTKYVAISGNAVNPSRYSHFKDYDSWTKSGFSKEAAKRYLNEISKSLTNDNIVYDITLPGAGRYYQALDESVYEALKGNVTPKEALKKASKRWDEITDSIGRKAQISYYKESLNE, encoded by the coding sequence ATGTTTAACTATTTTTTACTATTTAGAGTTTTTACATTGTTTTTATTCGTACTATTTTTAAGTAGTTGCAGCAGTGAAAAAAAAGATAATATAAAGACTTCAAAAAAATATGATGGTCAGTCTATTATTGTGATAGTTCCGACTCTTCATGCAGGTTTAATTCGCGGGCCTATAATTGATGAAGCTGAAAAGTTTGAAAAAAAGACCGGTGCCAGAATAAGAGTTGTTACTCCTAGCTGGGATGAAACAATTCAAAAAACAAAGCAGTCGTTGACAGATCCAAATTTGAATTATGATATTTTTGTTGTTATCTCTATGTGGACTGGTACTTTGCTTCAAAATCAAAATGTAGCTCCAGTGCCGGAATGGGTAAAAGAGAAGATAGAGTGGGAAGATGTACTGCCTATTTATAGAAACTCAGTTTTATCGTATAACAATATAGCTTATGGTATGCCTTATGATGGCGATTGTATAAACTTGTACTATAGAAAAGATATATTTGAAAACCCGTCAATTCAACAGCAGTTTAAAAGTGTCACAGGTAAAGAGTTAAGTGTCCCAAAAACTTGGAGTGAATATAAGCAGGTTGCAAAATTTTTTAACGGTTGGGACTGGGATAACGACGGTAAAATAGAGTATGGTAATGCTTTATTGCGTAAAAAAAGTGATATCGCAATGTTACAGTTCTTTGCAACATCTGCCGCTTATGCAAAGCATCCTCAAGACAAAGCTTACTTTTTTGATCCAGATAGTATGAAACCTAGAATTGATTCACCGGCTTTTGAAGAGGGATTAAAAGATTATATTGAACTAGTAAATTATGCACCTCCAGGAGTTGTAAACTATGCAGGTCACGATGTACGAAACAGTTTTGTAACCGGAGAGGTAGCTATGGCTCTTGACTGGGCAGACTTGGGTATTTACTCAGTTGAGAACGATATATCAATTCTTAACGATTCTCAGGTTGGATATGCTCAGATTCCAGGCTCTGAAAAGGTGTATAATCATAAGTCTAAAATGTGGGAAGATAGATATAACCAAGTTTCATCAATTAGTGGAAGTTGGAGTTTTTTTGTAAACAAAGATACAAAAAATAAAAAATTGGCATTTGATTTTGCAGCATTTATGACTTCTAAGAAAATGACCACAAAATACGTTGCTATCAGCGGTAATGCAGTAAATCCATCCAGATACTCACATTTTAAAGATTACGATTCGTGGACTAAAAGCGGTTTTAGCAAAGAAGCTGCTAAACGTTATTTGAATGAGATTTCGAAATCTTTGACAAACGATAATATTGTTTATGATATTACACTGCCGGGGGCAGGTAGATATTATCAGGCACTTGATGAATCAGTATATGAAGCATTAAAAGGTAATGTGACTCCAAAAGAAGCTCTAAAAAAAGCTTCTAAACGTTGGGATGAGATAACTGATAGCATAGGTAGAAAAGCTCAAATTAGCTACTATAAAGAAAGTTTAAACGAGTAA
- a CDS encoding porin: protein MKYSNFLRLSTIFLITSSLLEASSAYESIKIGDFSLGGALRANYVQDSSKTDTANASKGSQGVFDLDMARINVDYKKDNILGKFEYRWYPGFGNTQNGTNYSFIHTLWVGYDFDSTTQIQVGINRVPFGATAYATSNSWFFDQHHYVGLSDDMDLGIKLTGEFNNFKYVLAYYPKSEPDGIGAGGESTRYAYDVVDDFHEKDQLSARLMYVSEMWVKNKNTVYRYFIQILKLRMSV from the coding sequence ATGAAATATTCAAATTTTTTACGTTTAAGTACTATTTTTCTTATTACAAGCTCTTTACTTGAGGCTTCTTCTGCTTATGAGTCAATCAAAATAGGGGACTTTAGTTTAGGCGGAGCATTAAGAGCAAACTATGTACAAGACAGTTCAAAAACAGATACCGCAAATGCCTCAAAGGGAAGTCAGGGTGTGTTCGATCTGGACATGGCTAGAATAAATGTAGACTACAAAAAAGATAATATTTTAGGTAAGTTTGAATACAGATGGTATCCTGGCTTTGGCAATACACAAAACGGTACAAACTACAGTTTCATCCATACTCTGTGGGTTGGTTATGATTTTGATTCTACTACACAAATTCAAGTAGGAATAAACCGAGTGCCTTTTGGTGCAACTGCGTATGCTACATCTAACAGCTGGTTTTTTGATCAGCACCACTATGTCGGATTATCTGATGATATGGACTTGGGTATAAAGCTTACCGGAGAGTTTAATAATTTTAAATACGTTCTTGCATATTACCCTAAAAGTGAGCCTGACGGTATAGGTGCAGGTGGAGAGAGTACGCGTTATGCCTACGATGTTGTTGATGATTTCCATGAAAAAGATCAACTCTCTGCACGCTTGATGTACGTTAGTGAAATGTGGGTAAAAAACAAGAATACGGTGTATCGTTACTTTATTCAGATCTTGAAGCTCAGAATGTCGGTATAG
- a CDS encoding AraC family transcriptional regulator, which produces MDSNLSNLRSEMIDFISSKYPLEGTVQSDIPNLDFFFSKTPTELINIMYEPSLCVILQGHKAVGFGDETLSYNTQEYLISSTHLPAKMKILEASEAHPYMSLRIKFSLEDIYDLLKNTKPVEEKLDKNAQQGLYFGEMDTQLYESIHRLIMLLKRSPEDIEYLYPLLTKEILYNLVKSKGGNFLRKFSQVGTVSNKITNVITQIKDKFDEKLNIKELAYSVDMSESSLYQHFKTITTMSPLQFQKNLRLEEAKQLLLLKNIEISEAAFEVGYESPSQFSREFSRMFGSSPTAFKNSIQS; this is translated from the coding sequence ATGGATAGCAATTTATCAAACCTAAGATCCGAGATGATCGATTTTATAAGTTCTAAGTATCCGCTTGAAGGTACTGTTCAAAGTGATATACCTAATTTGGACTTTTTCTTCTCAAAAACACCTACAGAGCTGATCAACATTATGTACGAGCCGTCACTTTGTGTAATTTTACAAGGGCATAAAGCCGTAGGTTTCGGTGATGAGACTCTTAGTTATAATACACAAGAGTATCTTATATCTTCTACACACCTTCCTGCAAAAATGAAAATTTTAGAAGCATCAGAAGCCCATCCGTATATGTCGTTAAGAATAAAATTTTCTCTTGAAGATATATATGATCTTTTAAAAAATACCAAACCTGTGGAAGAGAAGTTAGACAAAAATGCCCAGCAGGGACTTTACTTTGGAGAGATGGATACCCAGTTGTACGAATCTATCCACAGACTTATAATGCTTCTTAAAAGATCACCTGAAGATATAGAATATTTATATCCGCTGCTTACAAAAGAGATCCTATACAACCTTGTTAAAAGCAAGGGCGGAAATTTTTTAAGAAAGTTCTCACAAGTCGGTACTGTGTCAAACAAGATTACAAATGTAATTACACAGATCAAAGATAAGTTTGATGAAAAGTTAAATATAAAAGAGCTGGCATACAGTGTTGATATGAGTGAATCATCTTTGTATCAGCATTTTAAAACGATCACTACGATGTCGCCGTTACAGTTTCAAAAGAATCTCAGACTTGAAGAAGCCAAGCAGCTTTTACTTCTAAAAAATATTGAGATAAGCGAAGCTGCATTTGAAGTGGGGTATGAGTCACCTTCACAGTTTAGTAGAGAGTTTTCAAGAATGTTTGGTTCATCTCCAACAGCATTTAAAAATAGTATCCAAAGTTGA
- a CDS encoding cupin domain-containing protein: MKLLSLIILGLLIVVTQTQAKENKTMTPISKIEDRKSIAVSETEYKNYFSGGEVRLDMLYPQTDAKTHGGAYVTFEPKARTNWHAHPAGQHIIVTSGVGYFQVWGEPIQVIKTGDVIWIPIGVKHWHGASKDIAMTHLVITGADTDGKNAEWLEAVSDEQYNAK, encoded by the coding sequence ATGAAGTTGTTATCTTTAATAATTTTAGGTCTACTTATTGTAGTAACTCAAACTCAAGCAAAGGAGAATAAGACTATGACACCAATATCAAAAATTGAGGATAGAAAATCTATAGCAGTTAGTGAAACTGAATATAAAAATTATTTTAGCGGCGGTGAAGTAAGACTAGATATGTTGTATCCACAAACAGATGCTAAAACACACGGTGGGGCATATGTTACTTTTGAGCCAAAAGCTAGAACGAATTGGCATGCACATCCGGCAGGACAACATATAATAGTGACTTCGGGGGTAGGATACTTTCAAGTTTGGGGTGAACCTATTCAGGTTATAAAAACTGGTGATGTGATTTGGATCCCAATAGGTGTAAAACACTGGCATGGAGCTTCAAAAGATATTGCTATGACTCATTTGGTAATAACTGGTGCTGATACAGATGGTAAAAATGCAGAGTGGCTAGAGGCAGTGAGTGATGAGCAGTACAATGCTAAATAA
- a CDS encoding cyclophilin-like fold protein — protein MKISIESNGEVTIFELNNSNASKDLLAQLPMNIEVENYSHNEKIFYPPKKLSTSNTPMANAKNGTLAYYAPWGDVVMFYKDFGSVSGLYELGRCIENCENIKNMSGIIEIKVLKK, from the coding sequence ATGAAAATTTCTATTGAGTCAAATGGAGAGGTTACTATATTTGAACTAAATAATTCAAATGCTTCAAAAGATCTTCTGGCTCAGCTGCCTATGAATATTGAAGTTGAAAACTATAGCCATAATGAGAAGATCTTTTATCCTCCAAAAAAATTATCTACATCAAACACACCAATGGCTAATGCTAAAAATGGAACTCTAGCTTATTATGCACCTTGGGGAGATGTAGTTATGTTCTATAAAGATTTTGGTAGTGTAAGCGGACTGTACGAGCTTGGCAGATGTATTGAAAACTGTGAAAACATAAAAAATATGTCAGGTATTATAGAGATAAAGGTTCTTAAAAAATAA
- a CDS encoding MarR family winged helix-turn-helix transcriptional regulator: MENKEFNIQESLGFHFTSITVFIKRSIEQLLKPYNLTHLQFSILMNMYKNNISTQKEMLKNTYGDEASITRILDRLEAKGYIKRVRSEEDKRKKKLVLTDEGIELMTEIIKYTGYINNELAKDLKKDEEKEFLRLLQKVHNSLDKI, translated from the coding sequence ATGGAAAATAAAGAATTTAATATACAAGAATCATTAGGGTTCCACTTTACAAGCATTACCGTATTTATAAAAAGATCAATAGAACAGCTGTTAAAACCGTACAATTTAACTCACCTGCAGTTTAGTATTTTGATGAATATGTATAAAAACAATATTTCAACTCAAAAAGAGATGTTAAAAAACACATACGGAGATGAAGCAAGTATTACAAGGATTTTAGACAGACTTGAAGCAAAAGGTTATATAAAAAGAGTTAGATCTGAAGAGGACAAACGAAAGAAAAAACTTGTCCTAACTGATGAAGGAATAGAGTTGATGACAGAGATCATCAAATATACAGGATATATAAATAATGAGCTTGCTAAAGATCTAAAAAAAGATGAAGAAAAAGAGTTCTTAAGACTGCTTCAAAAAGTACACAACTCACTTGATAAGATTTAA
- a CDS encoding SDR family NAD(P)-dependent oxidoreductase has translation MSKKNVLITGGARGIGAATAKELGNQGYRVFINYVNSTEVAEALASEINSNGGEAYAIQADIRQDTQVESMFEEIQTKHGGVDILVSNANMNFTQKPFVNQTWDEFSQKLNDEMHAAYVCAKHATNSMINKKFGRLVFISSTLSESPAPSFIAHGSAKGALDTFSKYLAQELGAHGITSNIIAPGLVLTDATSEAPEEFKEFIRSMTPTQTISKPEDVANAISFLVKDESAQVTGAYLSVSGGAYLS, from the coding sequence ATGTCTAAAAAGAATGTATTGATCACAGGTGGAGCAAGAGGTATTGGAGCTGCAACGGCAAAAGAACTTGGCAACCAAGGATATAGAGTATTCATAAACTATGTAAATTCTACTGAGGTTGCTGAAGCTCTAGCTTCTGAAATCAACTCAAATGGCGGAGAAGCATATGCAATTCAAGCAGATATTAGACAAGACACACAAGTAGAGAGTATGTTTGAAGAGATCCAAACTAAGCATGGCGGTGTTGATATTTTAGTATCAAACGCAAATATGAACTTTACTCAAAAACCTTTTGTAAACCAAACTTGGGATGAGTTTTCACAAAAGTTAAATGATGAGATGCATGCAGCTTATGTATGTGCTAAACACGCAACAAACTCAATGATCAATAAAAAATTTGGTCGTTTGGTGTTTATATCTAGTACTTTGTCTGAGAGTCCAGCTCCAAGTTTTATAGCTCACGGATCTGCTAAAGGCGCACTAGATACTTTTAGTAAATATCTTGCTCAAGAGTTAGGTGCACACGGGATCACATCAAACATAATTGCACCTGGCTTAGTCTTGACAGATGCAACAAGTGAAGCTCCAGAGGAATTTAAAGAGTTTATACGCTCAATGACTCCGACACAAACAATCTCAAAGCCTGAAGACGTAGCTAATGCTATTAGTTTTCTTGTTAAAGATGAAAGTGCTCAAGTTACTGGTGCATACCTTTCGGTAAGCGGTGGGGCTTACCTTTCATAA
- a CDS encoding DUF1104 domain-containing protein: MKTLVTLMLMAVLAMAADYGHMSTDDMMQMQGNVPVDQRAEFRTEMQKRMQGMTLDERQRYQGMMGNGMMMNYQGMMGNNGINNRGQGMMKQMMVQKFNLTQEQQKKLDKIVAKMQKSQKEYRQSIINMLTPEQKDQFIERFLQYRQGIMGNGMMGMMGGQGMMGNR, translated from the coding sequence ATGAAAACATTAGTAACACTTATGTTAATGGCAGTATTAGCTATGGCGGCAGATTATGGACACATGAGTACAGATGATATGATGCAGATGCAAGGTAATGTTCCTGTAGATCAAAGAGCAGAATTTCGTACAGAGATGCAAAAACGTATGCAAGGTATGACACTAGATGAACGTCAAAGATATCAAGGTATGATGGGTAATGGTATGATGATGAACTATCAGGGGATGATGGGCAATAATGGAATAAATAACAGAGGTCAAGGTATGATGAAACAGATGATGGTTCAAAAATTTAATTTGACACAAGAACAACAAAAAAAACTTGATAAGATCGTTGCAAAGATGCAAAAAAGTCAAAAAGAATATAGACAAAGTATTATAAATATGTTGACACCTGAACAAAAAGACCAATTCATTGAGAGATTCTTACAATACAGACAAGGAATAATGGGTAACGGTATGATGGGCATGATGGGTGGTCAAGGCATGATGGGTAATAGATAA
- a CDS encoding SHOCT domain-containing protein, which produces MMNDYFGYHGLGMGFGWIGLLVIVFFIIYIMKNDNNSSELSAKEKLDKRYADGKIDTKEYLERKKNLEE; this is translated from the coding sequence ATGATGAATGATTATTTTGGATATCATGGTTTAGGAATGGGCTTTGGCTGGATTGGATTACTTGTAATTGTTTTTTTCATTATATATATTATGAAAAATGACAATAATAGTTCAGAGCTTTCAGCTAAAGAAAAGCTGGATAAACGATACGCAGATGGCAAGATAGATACCAAAGAGTATCTTGAACGTAAAAAAAATTTAGAAGAATAA
- a CDS encoding DUF302 domain-containing protein, which produces MIYTTHVTATLDTVKEKLSDHAKEQGFGVLKEYSFKTLLEEKGFPIERDITVYELCNPAVAQEALSTHPEISVYLPCRISLYKDGNDVVLSTIGLEDIISNFELEDELKVKLEGIFERIKALIDSF; this is translated from the coding sequence ATGATTTACACAACACATGTAACAGCAACTCTAGATACTGTAAAAGAAAAATTGAGTGACCATGCTAAAGAACAAGGGTTCGGTGTATTAAAAGAATATAGTTTTAAAACTTTACTCGAAGAAAAAGGATTTCCGATTGAACGTGATATAACTGTTTATGAACTGTGTAATCCTGCAGTAGCCCAAGAGGCACTTTCTACTCATCCAGAGATTTCTGTGTATTTACCTTGTCGTATATCATTATATAAAGATGGTAATGATGTAGTGCTTAGCACGATTGGGCTGGAAGATATTATCAGTAACTTTGAGTTAGAAGATGAGTTAAAAGTAAAGTTGGAAGGAATCTTTGAACGCATTAAAGCTTTGATAGATAGCTTCTAG
- a CDS encoding alcohol dehydrogenase catalytic domain-containing protein, which translates to MQTSNDQSRRDFIKTSAAIGAGLILWSPVDILATDKGYKMNAIETKGYAAFDESGVIKPWTFTRRPVGDDDILIDIKFASICHSDIHQQKGHWGKQQYPQVPGHEIAGVVSAVGKNVTKFKVGDRAGVGCMVDGCTTCENEEQYQPNTLFTYGYPDKREPTGITQGGYSKQIVVRDHYAVHIPESLDFKEAAPLLCAGITTYSPIMRADFKKGDKVAVAGIGGLGHMAVKFAVSLGAEVYAFTTTADKVDDIKSFGAKEVIVVDDTKKLYEYAGVMDYMICTIPYQYDVAAYASVVKPYGFYTQVGMPVGFEVTLNALGLSASRVNFNASLIGGMKETQEVVDYCAEHKIYPQIEVIKAEEITEAWRKVENKQARYRYVIDTATI; encoded by the coding sequence ATGCAAACATCAAACGATCAATCTCGAAGAGATTTTATAAAAACCTCAGCAGCAATCGGTGCGGGACTTATACTATGGAGTCCTGTAGATATTTTAGCTACAGATAAAGGATATAAAATGAACGCTATAGAAACAAAGGGATATGCAGCATTTGATGAGTCAGGAGTTATAAAACCTTGGACTTTTACAAGACGTCCTGTAGGAGATGACGATATTTTAATAGATATCAAGTTTGCTAGTATCTGTCACTCAGATATTCACCAACAAAAAGGTCACTGGGGGAAACAACAATACCCACAAGTTCCTGGTCATGAGATCGCTGGTGTAGTAAGTGCAGTTGGTAAAAACGTAACTAAGTTCAAAGTTGGAGATCGCGCAGGTGTTGGTTGTATGGTAGATGGCTGTACTACATGCGAAAATGAAGAACAATACCAACCAAATACTCTTTTTACTTATGGTTACCCTGACAAAAGAGAACCAACCGGTATAACTCAAGGCGGGTACTCTAAACAGATAGTTGTAAGAGATCACTACGCTGTACATATTCCTGAGAGTCTTGATTTTAAAGAAGCAGCTCCCCTTTTATGTGCAGGGATCACTACTTACTCACCTATTATGAGAGCAGACTTTAAAAAAGGTGACAAAGTAGCAGTTGCAGGTATCGGTGGACTTGGACATATGGCTGTAAAATTTGCAGTAAGTTTGGGTGCTGAAGTTTATGCATTTACTACAACTGCAGATAAGGTAGATGACATTAAAAGCTTTGGTGCAAAAGAGGTTATAGTAGTAGATGACACTAAAAAACTTTACGAGTATGCAGGAGTGATGGACTATATGATCTGTACAATCCCTTACCAATACGATGTAGCAGCATATGCATCAGTTGTAAAACCATATGGTTTTTATACACAAGTTGGTATGCCTGTAGGTTTTGAAGTTACTCTAAACGCACTAGGACTATCAGCTAGCAGAGTTAACTTTAACGCTTCACTAATCGGTGGTATGAAAGAAACTCAAGAAGTAGTTGACTATTGTGCTGAGCATAAAATATACCCTCAGATAGAAGTTATTAAAGCTGAAGAGATCACTGAAGCCTGGAGAAAAGTAGAAAATAAACAAGCAAGATACAGATACGTAATAGATACGGCAACTATTTAA
- a CDS encoding iron-containing alcohol dehydrogenase produces MNDFTYYNPTKIEFGKGKEKNIGKYIKDSGYESVLLVYGTGSIKKSSLYDDTIASLKEAGLKYEELSGIVSNPLISKVRDGIKIAKDNKLQAVLGVGGGSVADSVKAIAAGAKYDGDVWDFFIQKAVIKEALPVFTVMTLAATASEMNGNAVITNELTQQKFSIGTVLVNPVLSVINPELMATVSKDYLAYSAVDAIAHTIEVYFTATEHPKFNSRLVEAIIKTIMETTEILIKDPNDYEARGDFAWAATQALNGLTTSGTHGGNFPNHMIEHTLSALYNVPHGAGLSIVIPAWMKWYKEQNTAQFERFAKEIFGLSTADEGINELESWFSKIGSPVTLDQAGISKDDIDKMAENAVQTSKLWGLEENYNEQTIKDILHKA; encoded by the coding sequence ATGAATGACTTTACATACTATAACCCGACAAAAATAGAGTTTGGAAAAGGTAAAGAGAAAAATATAGGTAAATATATTAAAGACTCAGGGTATGAAAGCGTTCTGCTCGTGTATGGTACGGGAAGCATAAAAAAGAGTTCTCTTTATGATGACACTATTGCTTCACTAAAAGAAGCAGGGTTAAAGTACGAAGAACTCTCAGGCATTGTTAGTAATCCTCTTATAAGTAAAGTAAGAGATGGTATAAAAATCGCAAAAGACAACAAGCTTCAAGCCGTGCTTGGAGTTGGCGGAGGTTCAGTTGCAGACTCCGTTAAAGCCATAGCTGCGGGAGCTAAGTATGATGGTGATGTATGGGACTTTTTTATTCAAAAAGCCGTAATCAAAGAAGCTCTTCCTGTTTTTACTGTTATGACACTTGCTGCGACTGCCAGTGAGATGAACGGAAATGCAGTTATTACAAATGAGCTGACACAACAAAAATTCTCAATCGGTACAGTATTGGTAAACCCTGTTTTATCGGTTATAAATCCTGAACTTATGGCAACGGTAAGCAAAGATTATCTTGCGTACTCTGCCGTTGATGCGATTGCACATACTATAGAGGTCTATTTTACAGCTACTGAGCACCCTAAATTTAATTCAAGACTTGTAGAAGCTATTATAAAAACCATAATGGAGACTACAGAGATCTTAATAAAAGATCCTAACGACTATGAAGCCAGAGGTGATTTTGCATGGGCGGCTACACAAGCACTAAACGGTCTTACTACATCAGGAACACATGGAGGTAACTTTCCAAACCATATGATAGAACATACTCTATCAGCTCTGTATAATGTACCTCACGGTGCTGGGTTATCTATAGTGATCCCTGCATGGATGAAATGGTATAAAGAACAAAACACAGCTCAGTTTGAACGTTTTGCAAAAGAGATTTTTGGTCTTAGTACAGCCGATGAAGGTATCAATGAACTTGAGTCATGGTTTTCCAAAATAGGTTCACCTGTAACACTGGATCAAGCAGGAATTTCTAAAGATGATATAGACAAAATGGCTGAAAATGCAGTGCAGACTTCCAAACTTTGGGGTTTAGAAGAGAACTATAATGAACAAACTATAAAAGATATACTTCACAAAGCATAA
- a CDS encoding dihydroorotate dehydrogenase-like protein, translated as MNLQTKYMNLDLKNPIIAGASPLTTSVESILRLEDAGAAAVVMHSLFEEQINHESLALDHFLYANNESYAEALDFLPETGSFNNIDAQQHIDELSRIKKSVDIPVIASINGVSSGGWIKYVKRFEEAGADAIELNITYIPTDLNMKPDAVEQLYVDVVKDVCSSCSLPVSVKMNPYFSAPANMAYQLVEAGASGLVLFDNPVRVDIDLENLSPIQRANLTYSSRLSETLRWNSILYNKLDASLCASTGVHEYEDVLKALMSGANAVQMASALLQDGEGHITRVLQDLERWMEEKEYSSVEQMIGSISLEHTSNRDAYERSSYMQALQSYKR; from the coding sequence ATGAATTTACAAACAAAGTATATGAATCTAGATTTGAAAAACCCTATAATTGCGGGAGCATCTCCTTTGACAACAAGTGTAGAGAGCATTTTAAGACTTGAAGATGCAGGTGCGGCTGCAGTTGTTATGCACTCACTATTTGAAGAGCAGATAAACCATGAGAGTCTGGCGCTTGATCATTTCCTTTATGCAAATAATGAAAGCTATGCAGAAGCGTTAGATTTTTTACCAGAAACCGGAAGTTTTAACAACATAGATGCACAACAACATATAGACGAGCTCTCTCGTATAAAGAAAAGTGTAGATATTCCTGTAATCGCCAGTATAAACGGTGTAAGTAGCGGTGGATGGATAAAGTATGTAAAACGTTTTGAAGAAGCTGGTGCAGATGCGATTGAGCTTAACATTACATACATACCTACCGACTTAAATATGAAACCAGATGCGGTAGAACAGTTGTATGTAGATGTTGTAAAAGATGTATGCAGTTCTTGTTCCCTGCCTGTAAGTGTTAAGATGAATCCGTATTTCAGTGCGCCTGCAAATATGGCTTATCAGCTTGTTGAAGCTGGTGCATCGGGCTTGGTGCTTTTTGATAACCCTGTGCGCGTTGATATTGATTTGGAAAATCTAAGTCCAATTCAACGTGCAAATTTGACATACTCCAGCAGACTAAGTGAGACTTTAAGATGGAATAGTATTCTTTATAACAAACTTGACGCTTCACTTTGTGCATCTACGGGTGTACATGAGTATGAAGATGTATTAAAAGCTTTAATGAGTGGGGCAAATGCTGTTCAGATGGCTTCTGCACTGCTTCAAGACGGTGAAGGTCACATTACTAGAGTCTTACAAGACTTAGAGCGCTGGATGGAAGAAAAAGAGTATTCATCAGTAGAGCAGATGATAGGGAGTATCTCACTAGAGCATACAAGCAACCGCGATGCATATGAACGTTCAAGCTATATGCAGGCACTACAAAGCTATAAAAGATAA